One window of the Lemur catta isolate mLemCat1 chromosome 6, mLemCat1.pri, whole genome shotgun sequence genome contains the following:
- the SYCE3 gene encoding synaptonemal complex central element protein 3 isoform X2 yields the protein MADSDPGERNYDNMLKMLSDLNKDLEKLLEEMEKISVQATWMAYDMVVIRTNPTLAESMRRLEDAFLNCKEEMEKNWQELLNETKRKE from the exons ATGGCTGATTCTGACCCTGGGGAAAGAAACTACGACAACATGCTGAAAATGCTGTCAGACCTGAATAAGGACTTGGAAAAGCTATTGGAAGAGATGGAGAAAATCTCAG TGCAGGCCACCTGGATGGCCTACGACATGGTGGTGATCCGCACCAACCCCACGCTGGCCGAGTCCATGCGCCGGCTGGAGGACGCCTTCCTCAACTGCAAGGAGGAGATGGAGAAGAACTGGCAGGAGCTGCTCAACGAGACCAAGCGCAAGGAGTAG
- the SYCE3 gene encoding synaptonemal complex central element protein 3 isoform X1 produces MADSDPGERNYDNMLKMLSDLNKDLEKLLEEMEKISGALSGSPALWPDGACPVAVQATWMAYDMVVIRTNPTLAESMRRLEDAFLNCKEEMEKNWQELLNETKRKE; encoded by the exons ATGGCTGATTCTGACCCTGGGGAAAGAAACTACGACAACATGCTGAAAATGCTGTCAGACCTGAATAAGGACTTGGAAAAGCTATTGGAAGAGATGGAGAAAATCTCAG GTGCCCTGAGCGGCAGCCCCGCCCTGTGGCCTGACGGGGCCTGTCCGGTTGCAGTGCAGGCCACCTGGATGGCCTACGACATGGTGGTGATCCGCACCAACCCCACGCTGGCCGAGTCCATGCGCCGGCTGGAGGACGCCTTCCTCAACTGCAAGGAGGAGATGGAGAAGAACTGGCAGGAGCTGCTCAACGAGACCAAGCGCAAGGAGTAG
- the KLHDC7B gene encoding kelch domain-containing protein 7B: MPVSQELGVALSKGYQEGQISTSWGNLIAMVLRSHPFPRQERPQGSSPKAVPGRPTDPGTFAHSGDRQSSSPSEGAIPGLEDRHSSSVGTVTGAGAGGLVKAGCQPQPRSSETNRAPTPGPSPDPRGEGTQEKSLDSLPPAAMPRSPSQPPVQMQSGCPPSPAERGRSQPVPRPRKRSLCEIIAQGSEQVSWAVPGHYQGEAPGEEASAARSSRMLTEKQKEARKLMVFLQRPGSWGVVERPRQPSSGGALDPTTAATLRRRLDLGSCLDVLAFAQQHGQPGLAQETYALMSNNLLRVLADPHLYRQLSGADRERILSLRTGRGQAVLGVLVLPSLYQVSRSGLTRGSHGEEAPAAGPAPLPPPMHLHVFNPRENTWRPLTQVPEEAPLRGCGLCTMHNYLFLAGGIRGSGAKAVCSNEVFCYNPLTNIWSQVRPMQQARAQLKLVALDGLLYAIGGECLYSMERYDPRTDSWTLRAPLPAGTFPVAHEAVACRGDIYVTGGHLFYRLLRYSPVKDAWDECPYSASHRRSSDIVALGGFLYRFDLLRGVGAAVMRYNTVTGSWSRAASLPLPAPTPLRCTVLGNTIYCLNPQVTATFTVSEGTAQFQAKELQPFPLGSRGVLCPFILTLPCEGRLQTSL, from the coding sequence aTGCCCGTGTCTCAGGAGCTCGGTGTGGCTCTCTCCAAGGGCTACCAGGAGGGACAGATCTCAACTAGCTGGGGAAACCTTATTGCAATGGTTCTTAGAAGCCATCCCTTCCCCAGGCAAGAGAGGCCACAAGGGAGTTCCCCAAAGGCAGTGCCTGGGAGACCTACAGATCCTGGCACTTTCGCACACTCTGGGGACAGACAGTCCAGTTCTCCCTCTGAAGGGGCCATCCCTGGCCTTGAGGACAGGCACAGCTCTTCAGTGGGGACGGTCAcaggggcaggtgcagggggcCTCGTTAAGGCTGGATGTCAGCCACAACCAAGAAGCTCCGAGACCAATAGGGCTCCCACGCCAGGCCCTTCCCCAGACCCAAGAGGAGAGGGAACCCAGGAGAAAAGTCTAGACTCACTGCCCCCAGCTGCAATGCCCAGGTCCCCTTCGCAGCCCCCTGTGCAAATGCAGTCTGGCTGCCCACCATCCCCCGCTGAGAGGGGGCGGTCACAGCCTGTTCCCCGGCCACGGAAACGCAGCCTGTGTGAAATAATAGCCCAGGGCTCTGAGCAGGTCAGCTGGGCAGTCCCGGGCCACTACCAGGGAGAGGCGCCTGGGGAGGAGGCCAGTGCTGCACGCAGCTCCAGGATGCtcacagagaagcagaaagaggcCCGAAAACTCATGGTTTTTCTGCAGAGGCCTGGGAGTTGGGGGGTGGTGGAGAGGCCCCGGCAGCCCAGCTCTGGTGGGGCCCTGGACCCCACCACGGCAGCGACTCTGCGGCGGCGGCTGGACCTGGGGAGCTGCCTGGATGTGCTGGCGTTCGCCCAGCAGCACgggcagcctggcctggcccaggaGACCTATGCCTTGATGAGCAACAACCTGCTGCGGGTGCTGGCAGACCCGCACCTCTACCGGCAGCTGAGTGGGGCTGACCGGGAGCGAATCCTGAGCCTGCGGACCGGCCGGGGCCAGGCGGTGCTGGGGGTCCTCGTGCTGCCCAGCCTCTACCAGGTGAGCCGCTCAGGCCTCACGAGGGGCTCTCATGGCGAGGAGGCCCCCGCGGCAGGGCCCgcacccctgcctcctcccatgcACCTGCATGTGTTTAACCCCCGAGAGAACACATGGCGGCCCCTGACCCAGGTGCCCGAGGAGGCCCCGCTGCGGGGGTGTGGCCTCTGCACCATGCACAACTACCTGTTCCTGGCGGGGGGCATCCGTGGCTCTGGCGCCAAGGCCGTCTGCTCCAACGAGGTCTTCTGCTACAACCCTCTGACCAACATCTGGAGCCAGGTTCGGCCCATGCAGCAGGCCCGAGCCCAGCTCAAGCTGGTGGCCCTGGACGGGCTGCTGTACGCCATTGGGGGCGAGTGCCTGTACAGCATGGAGCGCTACGACCCTCGCACGGACTCCTGGACCTTGCGTGCGCCCCTCCCTGCAGGCACCTTCCCTGTGGCCCACGAAGCTGTGGCCTGTCGTGGGGACATCTATGTCACAGGGGGTCACCTCTTCTACCGCCTGCTCAGGTACAGCCCCGTGAAGGACGCTTGGGACGAGTGCCCCTACAGTGCCAGCCACCGGCGCTCCAGCGACATCGTGGCGCTGGGAGGCTTCCTGTACCGCTTTGACCTGCTGCGCGGCGTGGGTGCGGCGGTGATGCGCTACAACACGGTGACCGGCTCCTGGAGCCGGGccgcctccctgcccctgcccgcccccaccccgctccGCTGCACGGTGCTGGGCAACACCATTTACTGCCTCAACCCCCAGGTCACCGCCACCTTTACAGTCTCTGAGGGGACTGCTCAGTTCCAGGCCAAGGAGCTGCAGCCCTTCCCTCTGGGAAGCAGGGGTGTCCTCTGTCCGTTCATCCTGACTCTGCCCTGCGAGGGCCGGCTGCAGACCTCGCTGTGA
- the LOC123640251 gene encoding collagen alpha-1(III) chain-like → MMQGTLEPGGPLWGWDGDSDDDWDSAVLALLALAVVAATALALRWFGSEQDQEAAGPASTAPGDQPPQAGGGVPALHPKSKVSGGSKGQNSGQEKPDLPGRGPGSPAAAGGRGLAATARLPLKTAGEVPSRGARGQQHGNGTSAGKGKEPPRPGTAFLGRSKAGGTSAPLLIHFTPRSPGSDAEVQAEAGGGGVKGPARQAPVHTEQQDTGPWQPGAGPSGSLGRGRGGRRGPMDRARRPPKPGAAASAWDAVDAAAAGLCAGSPLPPGAQSVRAPEAGWPWARREVLVTQTFSQVPGSAGQWPGATGVCAGEARTEGSPGDHPFLGPGPGGTETRGDHSVREGRGSWREAYGRVPDLGSKRPPEEAKPAGFRSSPAWSPSVTPPPRGPEPRPPSASPLAAPLARVLLRVKISE, encoded by the exons ATGATGCAGGGCACTTTGGAGCCGGGTGGTCCCCTCTGGGGATGGGATGGGGACAGTGACGATGACTGGGACAGTGCTGTACTGGCCTTGCTGGCGCTGGCTGTGGTGGCTGCCACAGCGCTGGCTTTGCGCTGGTTTGGCTCTGAGCAGGACCAGGAGGCAGCAGGACCAGCGTCCACAGCCCCCGGGGACCAGCCTCcgcaggcaggaggaggggtgcCTGCACTGCACCCGAAGTCCAAGGTCAGTGGTGGCAGCAAGGGACAGAACTCAGGGCAGGAGAAGCCAGACCTCCCAGGACGCGGCCCGGGGAGTCCGGCTGCAGCAGGAGGCCGAGGGCTGGCCGCCACAGCCCGGCTTCCGCTCAAGACGGCTGGCGAGGTGCCCAGCAGAGGGGCCCGGGGACAGCAGCATGGCAATGGCACCTCCGCAGGTAAAGGGAAGGAGCCTCCCAGGCCAGGCACTGCCTTCCTGGGTAGGAGCAAAGCAGGAGGGACATCCGCCCCGCTCCTAATCCACTTCACTCCTCGGAGTCCTGGCAGCGACGCGGAGGTgcaggccgaggcaggtggcGGCGGCGTCAAGGGGCCAGCTCGCCAGGCCCCCGTCCACACGGAGCAACAGGACACCGGCCCCTGGCAGCCCGGCGCGGGGCCCTCCGGCTCGCTGGGGAGGGGCCGCGGCGGCCGGCGGGGACCGATGGACAGAGCCCGCCGCCCCCCAAAGCCGGGCGCTGCGGCGAGCGCGTGGGACGCTGTGGATGCGGCCGCCGCCGGCCTTTGCGCGGGCTCCCCGCTGCCCCCCGGGGCTCAGAGCGTCCGGGCCCCCgaggcaggctggccctgggccAGGAGGGAGGTCTTGGTCACCCAGACCTTCAGCCAGGTCCCAGGCTCCGCGGGGCAGTGGCCGGGGGCCACAGGGGTCTGCGCCGGCGAAGCCCGGACCGAGGGCTCCCCAGGCGACCACCCCTTCCTCGGCCCTGGGCCGGGTGGGACAGAGACACGGGGGGACCACAGCGTCAGAGAAGGGAGGGGGTCCTGGCGAGAGGCCTACGGGCGGGTCCCTGACCTGGGTTCCAAGCGGCCTCCAGAGGAAGCGAAGCCGGCAGGATTCCGCAGCAGCCCCGCATGGAGCCCGTCAGTCACGCCCCCGCCTCGGGGCCCTGAGCCCCGCCCACCCTCCGCTTCCCCGCTGGCAGCCCCG TTAGCAAGAGTCCTTCTCAGAGTGAAAATCTCGGAGTAG